The window GGGCGGAGCGCCGGCGGCCAGCTCGAGGGCGTCCAGCACCGCCACCGTCCCGCCCCGCACGCCCACCCAGCGCCGGTGGGTCACGCCGCGATGCACGTAGCCGTCGTGGGCCGCAGACGCCCAGCTCCAGCCGCCCGACTCGCCGGCCGCGCGGTCGAAGGTCCGCGCCGGCCTGCCCGTGCGGAACGAGCCCCACACCTCGGTCTGGTCGAGCCCCTCCACCTCGACGGTGTTGTGCGCGGCGGTGCCGCGCTCCCTGTCGCGGTCATCGCCGGGGTCGTACGTGCTGGTGCCGCTCTCGACGATCAGCGGACCGGCCGCGGTGTGGACGTCGACGTTCAGGCAGTCGGCGTGCCCGTGGCCGGGGAGGCCGCGCGCGCCGGTGTCGGCGCCGTCGAAGACAGCGGTGAGCCCGTCGCCGCGCAGCACGTGGTAACCGCTCGCGCGCGCCAGCGTCCGGAACGGCCTCGAGGGCGCCCCGTCCAGGCGCTTGAGGCCCTTGCCGGCGGCGGCGGAGGCGAGCAGCTGAGCGTAGGGGTACGGCAGGACCGCTCCGCCGCTGGGTGCCGTCCCGGAGCCCGTGGCCGCCGCCAGCGCGCCCCTGGCCAGCGCGACGACGACGTCGAGCGGCGCGACGCTGTCGCGCGACGAGTCGCTCCACAGCGGGTAGGAGCCGTCCGGGAGGCGCATGCGCTCGGCGAACGCCGTGGTCGCCGCCAGGGCGCCGAGCAGGGCCGGGGGCGAGGCCAGGCCGGCCGACGCCAGGGACAGGACGGCCTCGGCGAGCATGACCACGACCTGCAGGTGGTAGGCGGCGGAGAGCTCGTGGTGGCAGCCGTCGGCGGTCACCTGGCGCGGGGCCTCGCGGCACAGCTCGTGCAGGGCGCGCGCCACGACCTCCTCGGCCGCGTCGCCGCGGTACCTGAGGCCGGCGACGACGAGCGCGCACAGGTCCTGCAGCAGGTGGTTGCCGCCGGCGTGGCGCTCGGGATGTTGCGCGAGGTAGCGCACCTGCAGCCAGTGCGAGCGGTCGAGCTCGGGGGTGACGAGCTCGGGGAAGGTGGCGAGCAGGTAGGTCCAGGACACGAGCCGCTTCGCCGTCGGGTAGGGGTGCCAGGCGTCGTACCGCCCGAACGGCACCGCGCTCGCCCAGGAGCCCATGGCGTCGAAGACGGCGCGGGCCGCCGGCGCCGGGTCCTCGGCGGACGCGACCGCCGCCACGGCCCAGTCGAAGTAGTGCAGCGTGAAGTGCCACAGGCGGCCCCTGCCGGCGGGCTCCCAGTCGATGGGGCGCTCCAGGACGTGCGGTCGGCCGAGGAGGTCCACCGTCAGGGAGGCGGACGCCTCCCCGGGTCCCAGCTCGCGCGCGAGCGCGGCCAGGTAGCCCGACCGGACCGCGGGCGGCGGCTGGTCGACGTCGGCCAACCGCTCGCGCCAGGCGCGGGGCAGCGACTCCGCCGCGCGGCGCCCCGCCTCGTGCACCAGGCGCGCCCACAGGCGCGCGGGCGGGACCGCTGCGACGGCGCGCACCAGCCGCAGGGCGCCGCCCTGGCCGATCACCGACGCGCTCACCGCCAGCCCTCCGCGGCGAGGCGCGACGTGAGCCGCGACACGGCGGCGTCCACGGTGAACGCGCCCGCCCGCGCCCGCAGCGCCGAGCCGAGCCTTGCCGCCACGCCCGGGCAGGTGAGCAGCCGCCGCACGGCGTCGGCCAGGGCCCGGACGTCGGTGGGCTCCACCAGCAGGCCGGTGACGCCGTCCTCCACGACCTCGGCGATCGCCGGCGTGGCGGACGCGACGACGGGCGTGCCCACCATCGCCGCCTCGACGATCGCGCCGGGCATGCCCTCGGTGGCCCACGTCGTCGGCAGCAGCAGCGCCGCGGCCGTGGCCAGCTCGGCCGGCACCCGCTCCTGGGGTATCGCGCCGCGGTAGCGGGTGCGCGGGTGCCGCGCGAGCTCGGCCTCGAAGGCGGCGCGGTAGCCCTCCTCCACGGGGCCGAAGACGTCGAGGCTGGCCGCGACGCCGGACGCGGCGACCTCCTCCACGGCGGCCATCGCCCGCTCCACGCCCTTCTCGGGCGTCACGCGCGACACGAAGACGAGCCGGCCGGAGGCGACCGACGACGGGTCCCAGCGCTCCTGCGCGGGCAGGCGGGGGTTGGGCAGCACCTCCACGCCCGTGACGCCGAGGTCCTCGAGCTCGCGGCGCAGCCACTCGCCCTCCACCCACACGGGCCGGCAGCGCGCGAGGTACCGCAGGTAGAGGCGCCTGGCGGGCCCGCCGAGGCGCCTGACGTTGCCGGGCAGGCTGCTGCCGACGGCGAGGAACGAGCAGCGCAGCCGCCTCCTGCAAGCGCCGGCCATGGCGACCAGCGCCACGAGGGCGAGCGCGCCGTTGCGCGAGACGGAGAGGAGCACCTGGTCGTGCCTGGCCAGGGCGCCCACGAGGGACGCGAGCTGCCGCAGGCGCGCCGCCGCGCCGGAGCCGCCGGTGTCGAGGACCTCCACGTCGACGCCCCGCTCGCGGAGCGCCGCGGCGACGAGGCCGTTCTTCACCGTCGCCCCGCCCGGCTGGCGCGAGGTCAGCGGACCGACGAACAGCAGTCGCGTCGGCGCTGTCACGACGCCGCCTCCAGCGCGGCCCGCGCCCGGCGACGCTCGCCGAGCCGGGCGAACAGGTCCTCGTACTCCCGCGCGTAGCGCTCCAGCGCCAGCTCCCGCTCGGCGAAGGCGCGCGCCGCGCGCGACATCGCCCTCCTCCGCTCCGGGGGAGTGGCGGCGAAGCGCTCCAGCGCCGCGGCGATGTCCGCGGGGCTCGCGGGGTCGAAGAGCAGTCCCCTGTCCTCGGCCACCAGGCGCGCGTGGTCGCACACGGCGCTGGCCAAGACGGGCAGGCCGCTGGCCAGCGCCTCGCAGATCGCGTTGGGCAGGCCCTCGAAGAACGCCGGGTGCACCAGCGCGTCGTGCCGGCGCATCAGCTCGGGGACGTCGCCGCGCTTGCCCAGCCACTCCCAGCGGTCGGCCACGCCTTCCGCGGCCAGGGCGGCGTCCACCTCGGCCTTGGCGGCCTCGTCGTCCGGGGTCGTGGGCACGCCGGCCCAGGCCACGTGCGGCACCTCGCGTCCGCCGCGGCGCAGCAGGCCCAGCGCACGGACCAGGCCGAGGGCGTTCTTCTTGCGGGCCGTGCTGGCCACGGCCAGCAGGCGCAGGGGTCCGGCGCCAGCGGCCGTCCCGTCGCCGGCCGGCGGCGCGAACGCCTGCAGGTCGACGCCGTTGTAGATCGTCGACACCTTGCCCCTCATCCAGGGGAAGACGCGCTCCATGCGCTCGCGCTGGTGGTGCGAGTTCACGGTGATCCAGGACGCGAGGCGGTGGAGCTGCTGCTGCGCGCGCAGCACCGGGGACAGGCGCGTGTACATGAACCGCTCGGAGACGACGACCGGGACCCGGCGGTCGGCCAGGCTCGCCAGCTCGGCGTAGACGGCCGGCGTGGGCAGGTAGGCCAGCACCCCGTCGGGCCGCGAACGCCTGATGAGCCCCGCCAGCGCGAGGACCGGCCCGGGCGAGAACCGGCCCGCCTTGCTCACGGCGTGGACGGGGATGCCGAGCGCCTCCACCTGCGGCGCGAAGTGGCGTATGTGCGAGTGGTAGACGAAGAACCCGAGGTCGTGCCCGCGCGCGTGCAGGCCGCGCGCCAGGGCCACGAGCTGCCGTTGCGCGCCGCCGGGTCCGAAGTGGTCGATGCACAGCAGTAGGCGCATGGCCGGGCTACTCCACCGTCCTCTCGGACGGCGTGGCGGGGGCGTAGGCCCACAGCGGGCGCGAGGGGACGACCTCGCGGCCCAGGACGAAGGCGCTGCGGCTCGCGGCCAGGGCGAGCACGAACCAGACCTGCTTGCCGTTCTCGAGCGTCGACGGCATCAGGATCATCGCCACCGTGCCGAGCACCACCAGGTAGACGATGCGGTCGCCGGCCAGGCTGAGCGCGAACGGCAGGCCCACGATCAGCAGCGTGGCGAGGAAGAGGACCAGTCCGATCACCCCGGTCTGCGCGGCGACGTTGAGGAACGCGTTGTGCGAGGTGCGCGCCTCGCCGAGGTAGGGGCGGACGGCCTCCGCGAAGCCGCCGGCGCCGACGCCGACGATGGGGTGGTCGCGGAACAGCTCGATGCCGGCGATCCAGATCCGCCCCCGGCCCGTGAGGTCGCCGCTCTGGAGCTGCTCCGGGATCTCGGAGAAGCGCTCGATCCCCGTGGGGAGGTTCTGCTCGAACGCCGGTGCCAGCCAGTAGGCGGCGAGACCGACGAGGACGAGGCCCACGACCACGGTGACCTGCACGCGGGGGCTGAGCTTCGCGTAGGTGAGGGGGATCACCGAGAGGGCGAGCACGGCGGTGATGAGGCCGCCGCGCGAGCCGGTGAGGAAGATCGCCACGATGACCGCGGGGATCGCCAGGAAGTTGAGGAGGGAGAGGGCCCGCGTCCTGCCGCCGAGCACCAGGTGCCAGGCGATGGGGATCCCGAGCGCGAGGGTGCTGGCCATGTAGTTCGGGTTGAAGCCGGCCGCGGCGAACCGCTCCTGCGCCGAGCCGGCGAAGGCGTTGCCGCTGAGGTACTGGGCGATCGTGCTCCCCACGGACACGAAGCACCCGAGCACGTAGGCCTGCATCAGCTTGGCCCTGTCCGACGTGCCGCGGCAGAGCTGCCACACGAGCCACGCCATCAGGAAGAGCTGGACGAGCGTCGCCGCGTAGTCGAGGCCCTCGCCGCGCTCGGGCGCCCACTGGACGCTGAGCACGGTCCACACGCACAGCAGGGCGAAGGGCAGCAGGAACGCGGCGGGGCGGCGCAGAGCTACGCCGTCCCTGCGGAAGATCGACGCGGCGCCGACGGCGAACGCCAGCAGCCCCATGAACTTGCTGGCGGTACCGATGCCGGGCAGGAGCACCGAGTCGTCCCAGGGGATCGTGAACACGAACAGCCACAGCGACGCGAAGGCGGCCGCCTGCAGCCAGTGGTCCCGGCGCGTTGAGGCGCCCGCGCGGGTCATGCCGCCCGGTCCCTGCGCAGCGCGCGGCTGCCGTGCCAGCTCTTCAGGGCGTAGAGGAGCCAGAGCCAGCGGCCGTAGTCGGCGCGGCCGGAGAGGTGCTCGGCGATCATCGTCCTCACGGGCCCGGCGTCGGCGATGCCGATGGCCGCCAGGCCGCCGGGCGTGAGCTCGTCGAGCAGCGCCTCGCGGAGGTCCTCCCTCAGCCAGGTCGCGACGGGGACGTCGAAGCCCTGCTTGGGCCGGTCGACGAGCGCCCTCGGCACCAGCCGGTAGAGCAGGGCCTTGAGGACGCGCTTGCCGGTGACGAGCGGGTCGGGCAGGCGCAGGGCCCACTCGACGACCCTGTGGTCGAGGAAGGGCGCCCGCGTCTCCAGCGACACCGCCATCGACGCCCTGTCGACCTTCGTCAGCACGTCCTCCGGCAGGTAGGAGCAGACGTCGGTGACGCGCCAGCGCGTGAGCGGCGTGGCCGCGGCGGCGGCGCGCCACGCCGCCTCGGCCGCGGTCTCGCCCGCGTCGGCGACGCCGGTCATGCGGCGCACCTCCTCGGGCGTGAAGTAGTGCCTGTGCCCGACCCCCGCGCCGCCTCGCGCGTAGCCGAGGAGCCGCCGCGCCTGGCGGCCCGGCCTGCCCGGCAGGCGCGTCAGGGCCGGGAGCAGAGTGGAGCGCAGCGGCCGGGCGAGCGCCAGCGTGCGCTCGAGGCGCGCGAGGCGCTCGTAGACGGCGTAGCCGCCGAAGAGCTCGTCGCCGCCGTCGCCCGACAGGCTCACGGTCACGTGCCGTCGCGCCACGGACGACACGAGCCGCGTGGGCAGCGCCGACGGGTCGCCGAACGGCTCCCCGAAGCTGGCCGCGAGCTCCGTGGCCAGCTCGAGCGCCCCGTGCAGCGAGAGCCGCTCGGTGACGTGGCTGGTGCCGAGGTGCTCGGCCACGGCCCGTGCCGCCGCAGACTCGTCGTAGCGGTCCTCCTCGAAGCCGACCGTGAACGTCTTGACCTCGCCGCCGGCCCCGGCCATCAGCGCGACGATCGTCGACGAGTCGACGCCCCCCGAGAGGAAGGCGCCGAGCGGCACGTCGGCGATCATCTGCAGGCGCACGGACCGGGTGAGCAGCTCCTCGAGCCCCTCGACGGCCTCCTCCTCGGAGACGTCGAGACGCGGGGCGAGGGCGTGCTCGAGGGGGTCCCAGTAGCGCCGCACGGCGGGGCCACGGCCGTCGAGGAGCAGGTAGTGCGCGGGGGGCAGCTTGCGCGCGCCGGCGTAGGCGGTGCGCGGCGACGGCACGTAGCCGTACTGCAGGTACTGCGCCAGCGCCACGCGGTCGACCGCCGTGTCCACCCACGGGCAGAGGGTGAGGGCCGACAGCTCGGAGGCGAAGGCGAAGCGTCCGGGCGCGGACGCGTAGTAGAGCGGCTTCTCGCC is drawn from Trueperaceae bacterium and contains these coding sequences:
- a CDS encoding alginate lyase family protein, which encodes MSASVIGQGGALRLVRAVAAVPPARLWARLVHEAGRRAAESLPRAWRERLADVDQPPPAVRSGYLAALARELGPGEASASLTVDLLGRPHVLERPIDWEPAGRGRLWHFTLHYFDWAVAAVASAEDPAPAARAVFDAMGSWASAVPFGRYDAWHPYPTAKRLVSWTYLLATFPELVTPELDRSHWLQVRYLAQHPERHAGGNHLLQDLCALVVAGLRYRGDAAEEVVARALHELCREAPRQVTADGCHHELSAAYHLQVVVMLAEAVLSLASAGLASPPALLGALAATTAFAERMRLPDGSYPLWSDSSRDSVAPLDVVVALARGALAAATGSGTAPSGGAVLPYPYAQLLASAAAGKGLKRLDGAPSRPFRTLARASGYHVLRGDGLTAVFDGADTGARGLPGHGHADCLNVDVHTAAGPLIVESGTSTYDPGDDRDRERGTAAHNTVEVEGLDQTEVWGSFRTGRPARTFDRAAGESGGWSWASAAHDGYVHRGVTHRRWVGVRGGTVAVLDALELAAGAPPATFRLRFHLAPGVEAREEEGAIALGLAGSETWLRIAGLAEGEAVGLVPAASAASFHAERFGHRRPRGLVEVTGTLSPGRRYLGAVLSPRRSRAELRHAAGAVELVTDLWPTLAWRDAPGPLVPVPAREEAAA
- a CDS encoding glycosyltransferase family 4 protein yields the protein MTAPTRLLFVGPLTSRQPGGATVKNGLVAAALRERGVDVEVLDTGGSGAAARLRQLASLVGALARHDQVLLSVSRNGALALVALVAMAGACRRRLRCSFLAVGSSLPGNVRRLGGPARRLYLRYLARCRPVWVEGEWLRRELEDLGVTGVEVLPNPRLPAQERWDPSSVASGRLVFVSRVTPEKGVERAMAAVEEVAASGVAASLDVFGPVEEGYRAAFEAELARHPRTRYRGAIPQERVPAELATAAALLLPTTWATEGMPGAIVEAAMVGTPVVASATPAIAEVVEDGVTGLLVEPTDVRALADAVRRLLTCPGVAARLGSALRARAGAFTVDAAVSRLTSRLAAEGWR
- the asnB gene encoding asparagine synthase (glutamine-hydrolyzing) — protein: MCGIAGVLAAGQGPERERAVRGMLAALAHRGPDDEGVWSDEGAGLTLGHRRLAIIDTSAAGHEPMTYRGRYVLTFNGEVFNFLELREELEGKGHAFASRTDAEVLLAGYAEWGVDVLQRLVGQFAFAIWDAAERTLFVARDRAGEKPLYYASAPGRFAFASELSALTLCPWVDTAVDRVALAQYLQYGYVPSPRTAYAGARKLPPAHYLLLDGRGPAVRRYWDPLEHALAPRLDVSEEEAVEGLEELLTRSVRLQMIADVPLGAFLSGGVDSSTIVALMAGAGGEVKTFTVGFEEDRYDESAAARAVAEHLGTSHVTERLSLHGALELATELAASFGEPFGDPSALPTRLVSSVARRHVTVSLSGDGGDELFGGYAVYERLARLERTLALARPLRSTLLPALTRLPGRPGRQARRLLGYARGGAGVGHRHYFTPEEVRRMTGVADAGETAAEAAWRAAAAATPLTRWRVTDVCSYLPEDVLTKVDRASMAVSLETRAPFLDHRVVEWALRLPDPLVTGKRVLKALLYRLVPRALVDRPKQGFDVPVATWLREDLREALLDELTPGGLAAIGIADAGPVRTMIAEHLSGRADYGRWLWLLYALKSWHGSRALRRDRAA
- a CDS encoding O-antigen ligase family protein, translated to MTRAGASTRRDHWLQAAAFASLWLFVFTIPWDDSVLLPGIGTASKFMGLLAFAVGAASIFRRDGVALRRPAAFLLPFALLCVWTVLSVQWAPERGEGLDYAATLVQLFLMAWLVWQLCRGTSDRAKLMQAYVLGCFVSVGSTIAQYLSGNAFAGSAQERFAAAGFNPNYMASTLALGIPIAWHLVLGGRTRALSLLNFLAIPAVIVAIFLTGSRGGLITAVLALSVIPLTYAKLSPRVQVTVVVGLVLVGLAAYWLAPAFEQNLPTGIERFSEIPEQLQSGDLTGRGRIWIAGIELFRDHPIVGVGAGGFAEAVRPYLGEARTSHNAFLNVAAQTGVIGLVLFLATLLIVGLPFALSLAGDRIVYLVVLGTVAMILMPSTLENGKQVWFVLALAASRSAFVLGREVVPSRPLWAYAPATPSERTVE
- a CDS encoding glycosyltransferase → MRLLLCIDHFGPGGAQRQLVALARGLHARGHDLGFFVYHSHIRHFAPQVEALGIPVHAVSKAGRFSPGPVLALAGLIRRSRPDGVLAYLPTPAVYAELASLADRRVPVVVSERFMYTRLSPVLRAQQQLHRLASWITVNSHHQRERMERVFPWMRGKVSTIYNGVDLQAFAPPAGDGTAAGAGPLRLLAVASTARKKNALGLVRALGLLRRGGREVPHVAWAGVPTTPDDEAAKAEVDAALAAEGVADRWEWLGKRGDVPELMRRHDALVHPAFFEGLPNAICEALASGLPVLASAVCDHARLVAEDRGLLFDPASPADIAAALERFAATPPERRRAMSRAARAFAERELALERYAREYEDLFARLGERRRARAALEAAS